The sequence GTAACCGGTATAATTTTTATTGAATTTTTCAGAATAAAGAATGTAAACCACAAATTCTTCCATAATACAAAATGTTATAAACAAAAAAACACCACTTGTTGAAGTGGTGTTTTTCTTTTAGTAGCGGGAACAGGACTCGAACCTGTGACCTTCGGGTTATGAGCCCGACGAGCTGCCTACTGCTCTATCCCGCGATGTTTCGGGTGCAAAGATACGCCGATTTTTTAGAAATCCAACGAAAACTTAAAAAAATGTTTTATTTTCTGTATTGAGTTGATATGACTACCTTTGCACCTTAAAATATTATTCAAATGTCACATAAAGCAGGTTTTGTAAACATTATCGGAAATCCAAATGTTGGAAAATCAACATTGATGAACGCTTTCGTTGGAGAGCGATTATCGATCATTACATCAAAAGCACAAACTACTCGTCATAGAATTCTTGGAATTGTAAACGGAGAAGACTTTCAATTGGTATTGTCTGATACTCCTGGAATCATCAAACCAGCTTACGAAATGCAGGAATCGATGATGAACTTTGTAAAATCGGCTTTTGAAGATGCTGACATTTTAATCTACATGGTCGAAATAGGCGAACAGGATTTAAAAGACGAAGATTTCTTCAAGAAAATCATTCACGCTAAGATTCCGGTTTTATTGCTTTTAAATAAAATTGACAATTCAAACCAAGAACAATTAGAACAGCAAGTTACTTTCTGGAAAGAAAAAGTGCCAAATGCAGAGATTTTCCCAATTTCGGCTTTGCAGAACTTCAACGTTCCAGAAGTCTTCGGAAGAATTATCGAATTATTGCCAGAATCACCACCTTATTATCCTAAAGACCAATTAACAGACAAACCAGAACGTTTCTTTGTTAACGAAACCATTCGTGAGAAAATCTTATTGAATTACGCTAAGGAAATTCCATACGCAGTAGAAATCGTAACAGAAGAATTTCATGAAACCGATTCTATTATCCGAATCCGTTCAGTAATTATGGTGGAGCGCGATACACAGAAAGGAATCATTATCGGACATAAAGGTGCTGCTTTGAAGAAGGTAGGAACTGATGCCCGTGCCGATTTAGAGAAATTCTTTGGAAAACAAATTCACATTGAGCTTTATGTAAAAGTGAACAAAAACTGGAGAAGCAACGCAAATATGTTGAAACGATTTGGTTATAATCAGTAGTTTTTTTGTTTAATCGGTTAATCGTTGATTTGTTTAATCGTTTAACGAAAGGTTCATTTGAAAATGAGTGCCCTAGCCCAGATGGGAACGGCATCCTTTTGCGGCGGGGTTCGCCACAAAAGATATAGAGGACAGCTGGATTTAGCTCCTGAAAATTATACAAAAAAACAATAAAAACTTAGGTACTTAGAAACTTAGCGTCTCAGCAACTTTTTTTAACTACCTTTGCAAAAAATTTAAATAAGGCATTTTGGATTACAAGTGATTAGGTTTTTAGGAAGCTAAGAATCTGAAATCTAAAGTCTAAAATCTAAAATTCAATAAAATGAGTAATAACATTGTTGCGATAGTAGGAAGACCTAATGTAGGGAAATCGACCCTTTTTAATAGGCTGATACAAAGAAGAGAAGCTATTGTAGATTCAGTATCTGGGGTTACCCGTGATAGAAACTATGGTAAAAGCGAGTGGAACGGAAAAGAGTTTTCTGTCATTGATACAGGTGGATACGTTCGAGGGTCTGATGACGTTTTTGAAGGTGAAATTCGTAAACAGGTAGAACTTGCTATCGATGAAGCCGATGTTATTATTTTTGTGGTTGATGTTGAAGAAGGAATTACGCCAATGGATGAAACCGTTGCAAAATTGCTTCGTAAAGTAACAAAACCAGTTTTATTGGCTGTAAATAAGGTTGATAATGCAATGCGCGAAAAAGACGCAGTTGAGTTTTATAACCTTGGTTTAGGTGATTATTATACTTTTGCAAGTATTTCTGGAAGCGGAACAGGAGATTTATTGGATGCTTTGATTGAAGCTTTCCCAGAAAAACCGGAGCCAGTTACTCCAGAGGTAGAATTGCCTCGTTTTGCGGTTGTAGGACGTCCGAATGCTGGAAAATCTAGCTTTATCAACGCTTTGATTGGTAAAGATCGTTATATTGTTACTGATATTGCTGGAACAACTCGCGATGCTATTGATACTAAATTTGACCGTTTTGGTTTCGAATTTAACTTGGTTGATACTGCGGGAATTCGTCGTAAAGCAAAAGTTAAGGAAGATTTAGAGTTTTATTCTGTAATGCGTTCTGTACGTGCGATTGAACATGCAGATATTTGTATCTTGGTTATTGATGCAACTCGTGGATTTGAAGGTCAGGATCAAAGTATTTTCTGGTTGGCTGAGAAAAACCGTAAAGGTGTTGTGATCTTGGTAAACAAATGGGATTTGGTTGAAAAAGATACCATGTCAACGCGTGATTACGAAGAGAAAATCAAAAAAGAATTGATGCCTTTTACAGATGTGCCAATTTTATTCGTTTCGGCTTTAACAAAACAACGTTTGCTAAAAGCGCTTGAAGCTACAGTTCAGGTTTTCGAAAATAGAAAACAAAGAATTGCTACTTCAAAATTCAACGAATACATGTTGAAGGTGATTGAAGCTTATCCGCCACCAGCGACAAAAGGTAAGTATGTGAAAATTAAATATTGTATGCAGTTGCCAACTCAAACGCCTCAGTTTGTGTTTTTTGCAAATATGCCGCAATATGTTAAAGAGCCATATAAAAGATATCTGGAGAATAAAATCAGAGAAAAATGGGACTTTGCAGGAGTTCCAATCGATATTTATATCAGAGAAAAATAAAACAGAAATCCCCAGTAAAATGGGGATTTTTTTGTTTTTAAACAAAATGCACGCTAATTGTTAAACTTAAAATTAAACCTTTAAGTTGTTTCTTGGTCTTAATAGTTCTAACCAACCAATTATGACCAAGTATTTTTCTTATTTACTATTTTTTCTTTTTTGCGTCGTCGCCAATGCACAAAATGATATTATTTTAAAAGGAACCGTTGTTGATCTAAACACTCAGATGCCACTTGAAATGGCGACTGTTTATTTTACAACCGTAAAGGATTCTGCTGTAATCGAATATGCTACTACCGATAAAAATGGGGTTTTCAGAATAAATACGAAAAAAATTACCAAGCCTGTTTTCTTGAAAGTCAATTATATGGGTTACCAAACTTTTGTTGAAGAACAGAAAGAACTTATAGAAAGCAAAGATTTTGGAAAATTGTATTTAACCGAAAATATAAACGCATTAGAGAATGTAGT comes from Flavobacterium sp. KACC 22761 and encodes:
- the era gene encoding GTPase Era, giving the protein MSHKAGFVNIIGNPNVGKSTLMNAFVGERLSIITSKAQTTRHRILGIVNGEDFQLVLSDTPGIIKPAYEMQESMMNFVKSAFEDADILIYMVEIGEQDLKDEDFFKKIIHAKIPVLLLLNKIDNSNQEQLEQQVTFWKEKVPNAEIFPISALQNFNVPEVFGRIIELLPESPPYYPKDQLTDKPERFFVNETIREKILLNYAKEIPYAVEIVTEEFHETDSIIRIRSVIMVERDTQKGIIIGHKGAALKKVGTDARADLEKFFGKQIHIELYVKVNKNWRSNANMLKRFGYNQ
- the der gene encoding ribosome biogenesis GTPase Der — encoded protein: MSNNIVAIVGRPNVGKSTLFNRLIQRREAIVDSVSGVTRDRNYGKSEWNGKEFSVIDTGGYVRGSDDVFEGEIRKQVELAIDEADVIIFVVDVEEGITPMDETVAKLLRKVTKPVLLAVNKVDNAMREKDAVEFYNLGLGDYYTFASISGSGTGDLLDALIEAFPEKPEPVTPEVELPRFAVVGRPNAGKSSFINALIGKDRYIVTDIAGTTRDAIDTKFDRFGFEFNLVDTAGIRRKAKVKEDLEFYSVMRSVRAIEHADICILVIDATRGFEGQDQSIFWLAEKNRKGVVILVNKWDLVEKDTMSTRDYEEKIKKELMPFTDVPILFVSALTKQRLLKALEATVQVFENRKQRIATSKFNEYMLKVIEAYPPPATKGKYVKIKYCMQLPTQTPQFVFFANMPQYVKEPYKRYLENKIREKWDFAGVPIDIYIREK